The following coding sequences lie in one Terriglobales bacterium genomic window:
- a CDS encoding metalloregulator ArsR/SmtB family transcription factor, which yields MVQYQRAHLDASFAALSDATRRGVLEQLGRSDASITDLAEKFHMTLTGMKKHVGVLEQAGLVTTEKVGRVRTCKIGPRRLEEEAAWIERYRQLWDARFDELDKVVEELKRKEKVDGRKKRE from the coding sequence AGTATCAACGAGCCCATCTCGATGCCTCGTTCGCCGCGCTCTCGGACGCCACCCGACGCGGCGTTCTGGAGCAGCTCGGGCGTTCCGACGCTTCGATCACGGACCTCGCCGAGAAGTTCCACATGACCCTCACGGGCATGAAGAAGCACGTCGGCGTCTTGGAGCAGGCCGGGCTCGTCACCACGGAGAAGGTCGGGCGCGTGCGGACCTGCAAGATCGGCCCGCGCCGATTGGAGGAAGAAGCGGCCTGGATCGAGAGGTATCGCCAGCTCTGGGACGCACGCTTCGATGAGTTGGACAAGGTTGTCGAGGAATTGAAACGGAAGGAGAAGGTCGATGGACGCAAGAAGAGAGAGTGA
- a CDS encoding SRPBCC domain-containing protein produces MERKSEREIVVTRTFNAPARLVFEAWTKPELFQQWWVPKSMDMALLSCEMDVRVGGRYRLVFSHPASAQPMEFFGRYIEVTPHSRLAWTNEEAGEAGSVTTVTFEEKGCKTLLVVHDLYPSKEALDAAGTGAADAMNETFAQLDQLLVTLGASVGSNQGAPR; encoded by the coding sequence GTGGAACGGAAGTCCGAGCGTGAGATCGTGGTCACGCGAACTTTCAACGCTCCGGCGCGCCTCGTGTTCGAGGCGTGGACCAAACCCGAGCTGTTCCAGCAATGGTGGGTGCCGAAGTCGATGGACATGGCCCTGCTTTCCTGCGAGATGGATGTTCGCGTCGGGGGCAGGTACCGTCTGGTGTTCAGCCACCCAGCCTCCGCGCAGCCGATGGAGTTCTTCGGCCGGTACATCGAAGTGACGCCGCACTCGCGCCTCGCTTGGACCAATGAGGAAGCTGGCGAGGCTGGGTCTGTCACCACAGTGACCTTCGAAGAAAAAGGCTGCAAGACGCTGCTCGTCGTGCACGACCTCTATCCCTCGAAGGAAGCTCTCGACGCTGCCGGCACCGGGGCGGCGGATGCGATGAACGAGACCTTCGCGCAACTGGACCAGCTTCTCGTCACCCTGGGCGCGAGCGTTGGGTCGAATCAGGGCGCGCCTCGGTAG
- a CDS encoding CPBP family intramembrane glutamic endopeptidase translates to MSPEKKTWLFLIGITVAESVPFWFRALGRTPAAILRTLGFAAGGRGTAAGWALAGLVALAFIVASARPNPVIRQNLLRLNALKLMAIPMALVSGIVEEVYFRRWLMNLVAARGAGVLAQIALSAVIFGLLHAVWGLAAGSLRVAAGAAAATGLLGAALAAVFVLAGRSVAPCIAAHATINAVLEPWLFLSAAQAWGAARGGAATPS, encoded by the coding sequence ATGTCCCCGGAGAAGAAAACCTGGCTCTTCCTGATCGGCATCACCGTGGCCGAGTCTGTGCCCTTCTGGTTCCGGGCGCTGGGGCGGACGCCGGCGGCCATCCTGCGCACCCTGGGCTTCGCTGCCGGCGGGCGCGGCACGGCGGCAGGTTGGGCGCTGGCGGGGCTGGTCGCCCTGGCCTTCATCGTGGCCAGCGCGCGCCCCAACCCGGTCATCCGGCAGAACCTGCTGCGGCTGAACGCGCTCAAACTGATGGCCATCCCCATGGCCCTGGTCAGCGGCATCGTCGAGGAGGTCTACTTCCGCCGCTGGCTGATGAACCTGGTGGCGGCGCGGGGCGCGGGCGTGCTGGCGCAGATCGCGCTCTCGGCGGTGATCTTCGGCCTGCTGCACGCGGTGTGGGGCCTGGCGGCGGGCTCGCTGCGGGTGGCGGCGGGCGCGGCCGCGGCCACCGGGCTGCTGGGCGCGGCCCTGGCCGCCGTCTTCGTCCTGGCGGGACGCAGCGTGGCTCCCTGCATCGCCGCCCACGCGACCATCAACGCCGTGCTCGAGCCCTGGCTCTTCCTCTCCGCCGCGCAGGCCTGGGGCGCGGCGCGGGGCGGCGCCGCCACGCCGTCCTGA
- a CDS encoding uracil-DNA glycosylase — protein MGRPLDPEQRRALAARLQYYRDLGIHDFYRREARVGTDLGSVQDREAVSLRIPDEPSSLFQPALPEQQAGLDAGAKLRIIRDDLGDCTRCPLAKQGRKQIVFGVGNSNAELMFVGEGPGADEDAQGEPFVGRAGQLLNDMIRAMGLRREQVYIANVVKCRPPGNRTPEREECETCSPFLLRQIAAIGPKCLVALGAVAAKNLLGLNDSMGNLRGRWYDFRGSRLAVTYHPAFLLRDPRQKGEAWKDLQMVMKFLGLKPAAKK, from the coding sequence ATGGGCCGCCCTCTCGACCCGGAACAGCGCCGCGCCCTGGCTGCCCGCCTCCAGTACTATCGCGACCTCGGCATTCACGACTTCTACCGCCGGGAGGCTCGTGTAGGCACGGATCTTGGATCCGTGCAGGACCGCGAAGCGGTCAGTCTCCGCATCCCCGACGAGCCCTCTTCCCTCTTCCAGCCCGCGCTTCCCGAGCAGCAGGCGGGCCTCGACGCCGGCGCCAAGCTCCGCATCATCCGAGACGACCTGGGCGACTGCACCCGCTGCCCGCTCGCCAAGCAGGGCCGCAAGCAGATCGTCTTCGGTGTGGGCAACTCCAACGCGGAGCTGATGTTCGTGGGCGAGGGCCCGGGCGCCGACGAAGATGCCCAGGGCGAGCCCTTCGTGGGCCGCGCCGGCCAACTGCTCAACGACATGATCCGCGCCATGGGCCTGCGCCGCGAACAGGTCTACATCGCCAACGTGGTCAAGTGCCGTCCCCCCGGCAACCGCACCCCGGAGCGCGAGGAGTGCGAGACCTGCTCGCCCTTCCTGCTGCGCCAGATCGCCGCCATCGGACCCAAGTGCCTCGTGGCCCTGGGCGCGGTGGCGGCCAAGAACCTGCTCGGCCTGAACGACTCCATGGGCAACCTGCGCGGCCGCTGGTACGACTTCCGCGGCTCGCGCCTGGCCGTCACCTACCACCCGGCCTTCCTGCTGCGCGACCCCCGCCAGAAAGGCGAGGCCTGGAAAGACCTGCAGATGGTCATGAAGTTCCTGGGGCTGAAGCCGGCGGCCAAGAAGTAG
- the coaBC gene encoding bifunctional phosphopantothenoylcysteine decarboxylase/phosphopantothenate--cysteine ligase CoaBC encodes MKIALGVTGGIAAYKAAELVRLLQDRGIRVQVVMTKAAQEFVRPLTFAALSGEKVITGLFEAGAESPNIDSAVEHIAVAQAIDALVVAPATADVLAKFAHGVADDFLTTLYLATTAPVVVAPAMNVNMWEHAATRENVAALRQRGVRVVEPDAGYLACGMTGPGRLAANDSIVAAVMEALGAAQDLAGETVLITAGPTREPLDPVRYLSNRSSGKMGYALAEAALRRGAHVVLITGPTNLKPPGAAEVVAVQTAAEMREAVLARFDAATIVIGAAAVSDYAAAQPAAHKIKRKGAMALDLKPTADILAELAARRKAQLLIGFAAETEHALENARKKLAAKSLDAIVVNDVSRAGIGFDSDRNAVTILTPKDKLEVPESSKWEVAHRVLDAVVRLKKAPHRSPAGARR; translated from the coding sequence GACCGCGGCATCCGTGTCCAGGTCGTCATGACCAAGGCCGCGCAGGAGTTCGTCCGCCCGCTCACCTTCGCCGCGCTCTCCGGCGAAAAGGTCATCACCGGGCTCTTCGAGGCCGGCGCCGAGAGCCCCAACATCGACTCCGCGGTCGAGCACATCGCGGTCGCCCAGGCCATCGACGCCCTGGTGGTCGCGCCCGCCACCGCCGACGTCCTCGCCAAGTTCGCCCACGGCGTGGCCGACGACTTCCTCACCACCCTTTATCTGGCCACAACCGCGCCCGTGGTCGTCGCCCCCGCCATGAACGTCAACATGTGGGAGCACGCCGCCACCCGCGAGAACGTGGCCGCGCTCCGGCAGCGCGGGGTGCGCGTGGTCGAGCCCGACGCCGGCTACCTGGCCTGCGGCATGACCGGCCCCGGCCGCCTGGCCGCCAACGATTCCATCGTGGCCGCGGTGATGGAGGCCCTGGGCGCCGCCCAGGACCTGGCCGGCGAGACCGTGCTCATCACCGCCGGCCCCACCCGTGAGCCCCTCGACCCCGTGCGCTACCTCAGCAACCGCTCCAGCGGCAAGATGGGCTACGCGCTGGCGGAAGCGGCGCTGCGCCGCGGCGCCCACGTCGTGCTCATCACCGGGCCCACCAACCTGAAGCCTCCGGGCGCCGCCGAGGTGGTCGCGGTCCAGACCGCCGCCGAGATGCGCGAGGCCGTGCTCGCCCGCTTCGACGCCGCCACCATCGTCATCGGCGCCGCCGCCGTCAGTGACTACGCCGCCGCCCAGCCTGCCGCGCACAAGATCAAGCGCAAGGGCGCCATGGCGCTGGACCTCAAGCCCACCGCCGACATCCTGGCCGAATTGGCCGCGCGCCGCAAAGCGCAACTGCTCATCGGCTTCGCCGCCGAGACCGAGCACGCCCTGGAGAACGCGCGCAAGAAGCTGGCCGCCAAGTCCCTCGACGCCATCGTGGTCAACGACGTCTCGCGTGCCGGCATCGGCTTCGACTCCGACCGCAACGCCGTCACCATCCTCACCCCCAAAGACAAGCTCGAGGTCCCCGAGAGCAGCAAGTGGGAGGTCGCGCACCGCGTGCTCGACGCGGTGGTGCGCTTGAAGAAGGCTCCGCACCGCTCGCCCGCGGGCGCCCGCCGCTAG